actgaacgagacaagaactttatcaaaccaccctccaaacccccttccaggtagttaacgcgctttatgtagaccgtaaagacacgaatgagcaaAGCAGTGACTTCATGaagaaatggtaaagaaaattcactttcaacataagaaactagttattaaagtcattaatacaaacccaattaaaaagtgccgaaagattaaaaatcaaaagtaatacattaaagacttgtcttcaccaagtgatgtaagagtttagccaaacatggcctttgattgacaagaactcttacaatcaatcttggatcccgagactactacacactctaaatatggatgatggatgatggtggtgggtgttggtgttgtagtggtggtagATTGGTGGcaaagtgtgagagaagtggtttgccaagggatgcctttgaagtgaaccaagcacccctatttatagcctttGAAGTGTAGCTTGTTGTTTAGTGGGTTGGTAGGTGGAAATGTCGTGAACACCACCGATGTTCATTTCAAGCCCCATTTCAAAACCACCAAATGCCTACAACTGGCATGCCTCGTTTCTCCCCTTCCAGCTTAAGTTCATGATTTTAGGGTTAGGGCTTGTTTATCTGCAATTGGGTGGGTGTTTGGGGAAAGGTTTTTCCTATATTTAGCAAAGATTTTGTGACAAATGTAGATGTTGCATTCATGGTACCtatatatttaaattttaaaagaaaatgtgACCTGTCACTGGCAGTGGGTGGTATGGTTTCCCGGAGAACACCGTTAGCCAAACTCTTCTGACGCCAGCgtgggcccggttaagacaacatagtctggctAGAGTGGGGTTAGGGCCCTCTGTTTAGGAGGGTGTGAGATCTCTCTCACAACATCTCTCTTATAACAGGTTAAAGATtctcaccgttcaaaaaaaacttattgagtgttttttttatagttttagaATTATAAAGGTTGTTTGATTCATTGAGCATAATTAATTTAGTTTTAGAGTTATAAAGTGGCTTGGTTTGTTGGGCATAATTAAGTAAGTTCTCTATATGTGGAAGCTAATTGCATTTActaatttctttttattttgttATCTTTTTAGAAGGTATCACATGCCTCCCCCAATGAAGATCATGAAAAAGCTCAAAGCGAGTGTTCAAGCGCAAATCAGAAGGTTATTAAATtggatttaaattcttttaagtTCTAAGAAAAACCCCATCACTTTTAGTTCATGTTTGAAGTTTATTTGGATTTAAATCTTTTTAAGTTCTAATAAAAACCCCATCACTTTTAGTTCATGTTTGAAGTTTATGCACATATGTGGACTGGTGTACACACATATACTTATTTGTGAAACAGTTCTAGATACGATATATAGAAAATGTAGCGCCATTATCATGGAAGAATGTTAATAGTATTTTCCTGTTCATTGTTGCTTTGGTTTCCACTGTTTTTGGATTAGGATATCTTTATAAATATGCAAATCAAGTATTATACTATTTGTGAAAGTTTTTACTTAGCTATTTAGTTTCATTGGGTGAATAGAAACGTCATGCCGTCATCTCTACCATTTATGTATCAAAGTTGCTTGCTTGCCGAATAGGTCGtagttaatttttaattttattttgttttgtgttGTTTTTAGTCGATACGCCAATGTGTAAAGATCGTGGTCCAAATATCATTGTTAGGTTTACGATACAGACAACGAGAATTAGATATCTAGTTTAAATTAAATAGAAGGATGTTTATCACACACTATTATACCATTTTACCACTTGGTTTGGTTTGTAGAAAATCAAAATGTATCAAACTACAAAGATACTAAATATAGAGATGCACAAAAATCTGGACCCGACCCGGAATACCCTTCCGACCCAGAACCGGTTCCTACCTTACTTGACCCGCGGGTACAAATCAATTTGGACCCGGGTTTAGAAAAAGGAACCGACCTGAAACCAACGGAACCAGTTCCACCTCTACTTGATCAAAACCCGGACTCAGTTCCGGTTCTAAATTGTGCACCTCTAACTAAAATATTCTTTAAAATATTTTactagtttatttttttttaaatattcttTCCAAATGCCCTGCACAACCATTACTAGTTTATTACCATTTAGATGCCCTGCTTAACCTTTTGATCTCATTCGAAAGGAAAGTATTCCCCAACTATTAGCGATCGTTATCTCCATGACAATCTTCacttaggctagagggtatggtgatggtccttcaagggaggatgatccgtcacgtaggcgccacgtcacaGTCCTCCaaaggatggtccatcccacaaaactagagggtatggaggatggtcctagatgatcctaccccaccacttttatgttttttatttttttaatcttctactttttttttaacatttaacaaataaactaacaaaataatTTTATTAATACTAGTGAGAATGCTCGCGCGTTGCAACGGGTGTCCCAAATGATTTGATGTTCAATTTGTCGGAACTAATAAATTTGAAGATTACATAACTTCTCATTCAAATCTCATTTCAAAAATGGATTCTACGTAAAATTACACTATTCATtttctaaataataaaacaaaactggTCGGAGCTTGAGCTTGTCGACATTACGGTGATGCTTGATAGAGCTTGTCGGCGGTGACGGAAGTTGTCGTTGGTAAGGTACGGAGCTTGAGCTTGTCCCCTTTGAAGGATAGTGGTTGTTATTGGTGTCGCCGGTATTACTATCAAAATCGCTAAATTTAAAATACCACATAACCCAAAGCATCATGTTAACCAAACAGGGTTATAACTCATTAGAATCTTCAAAGCATTCTCCTTCATTCCAACATCAGCAACTATTGGACAGTGGGCCTTCATTTTAAGTCTTCCTTCATCAATATTCTGAAAAAATAAATATTCAGAAAGATTACTCTGAGCATAGTTTTAAATCGATAACTAAAATAAGCccacgaaaaaaaaaaaaaaacagaaaacaaaccTTTGTAACATGAGTCATATCATCAAGAATCTCATGGCAGTTACTTTGGCTCAAGTAAACCGCCATTCTTTCTTTCAAGTCATCGAAGCTACAAACATCTCCAAGTGAAACCTTCAAATGGGAATACATGGAACCAGAGAATTTATTTAGACGAAGAAAGTACATATTGAAGTGGCAGCGTTGCCCCTTTGGGATCTTTGATGACATTTGGAAATTGTAAGAATAAAACTATTTTTTTATACTTTGGAACGACATGTCATGCAATTTTCAGAAAATGACCAATATAGTTATTGAATTCTTTATACTTTTGAGCTAAAAAATGATTGAATTAACAAAAATGCCCAAAGTAAACAATAAGAGCCGCCTTTTAATATCATAAACGTTTTAGGAACTCACAATCATTCCTGGTTGAGTACCTGATAATTTCTTGGGTGCTCCACAGCATTGTCTACTACAGTACCTGAACCATATGCATAGCCATGAAAAAAGAACATGCTTACTTTGGGTGAAACCTTTTGGTGTTTAAATAGAATAAAAAACAAGTGAAAGTATTACCTATTAAATATACAGACCAGAAGGAACATTTTCAGGGCCATTAGCTTGAAAGAGTTTTGTGTGGTGCCTCTATTGAGCAACAATACACTGTGAACTTTAGTGCAGCAGCCTCACTAAGCAACTAGTAAGCCTGCATATAGCTAACACTTTCAGTTTGACCCATTTAACCCAATTAGATAAAATACAACCCAACTTGACCCACTCATAATTTTGGAGTTATTGTAAAGAGAACATGAGAAACATACCTTGATCATTTGATCTAACTCATAATTCagaacttgattaaactgagattcactccATCCATGAAGACAATTTCATAAAAGCATGTGAAGACGATGCAAATTTTGATCATAAAAGAACTGAAAATACTAATAACTGAATACTAAAATCTGAGTCCGTTTGCTTTTATT
The sequence above is drawn from the Helianthus annuus cultivar XRQ/B chromosome 12, HanXRQr2.0-SUNRISE, whole genome shotgun sequence genome and encodes:
- the LOC110877266 gene encoding uncharacterized protein LOC110877266, with translation MALKMFLLVCIFNRYCSRQCCGAPKKLSGTQPGMIVSLGDVCSFDDLKERMAVYLSQSNCHEILDDMTHVTKNIDEGRLKMKAHCPIVADVGMKENALKILMSYNPVWLT